The following proteins are encoded in a genomic region of Bufo bufo chromosome 11, aBufBuf1.1, whole genome shotgun sequence:
- the ISG20L2 gene encoding interferon-stimulated 20 kDa exonuclease-like 2, whose amino-acid sequence MADLLINVDLSSDRSEGKAKHENRKHKKFLRRRKFLERRGFLNQKQLPNKLPGKDPGQAGNPRDHNKQNGQADGKNGARDRTGRQTNVFHQQGAPDTSSRTVSMGTAHQSSTLSVSISCAPSHHRPATPSKGHNTTATDGAKKPAKPMLQQLNLLSEYESCLPPAVSTPSYKMVAIDCEMVGTGQKGRNSALARCSIVNYQGDVVYDKYIKPPCPVTDYRTRWSGIRRAHLVNAIPFPAAQKEILKLLHGKIVIGHAIQNDYKALGYFHPKEMTRDTSKIPHLNRKAGFPENEPASLKRLAKQILNKKIQMGRSGHSSVEDAKTTMELYRVIEAEYEMQLAAGTVPQ is encoded by the exons ATGGCGGACCTGCTCATAAACGTGGACTTGTCCTCTGACCGCTCAGAAGGAAAAGCCAAACATGAAAATCGGAAGCACAAGAAgtttttgaggaggaggaagtttCTGGAAAGACGCGGTTTCCTGAACCAGAAGCAGCTGCCCAACAAGTTACCGGGCAAGGACCCGGGGCAGGCTGGAAATCCGCGGGACCACAATAAGCAAAACGGGCAGGCGGACGGTAAAAACGGAGCCCGTGATAGGACGGGGAGGCAAACTAATGTGTTCCACCAGCAGGGGGCACCAGATACATCGTCCCGGACTGTATCTATGGGCACAGCGCATCAGTCTAGCACGTTGAGCGTCAGTATAAGCTGTGCCCCCAGTCACCACCGTCCTGCCACCCCCTCCAAGGGCCACAATACTACCGCAACAGATGGCGCCAAAAAACCCGCAAAGCCCATGTTGCAGCAGTTGAACCTGCTCAGCGAGTATGAGAGCTGCCTCCCCCCGGCTGTGTCGACGCCAAGCTACAAAATGGTCGCCATTGACTGTGAAATGGTGGGCACCGGGCAGAAGGGACGGAACAGCGCCCTGGCGCGGTGCAGCATTGTGAATTACCAGGGAGACGTGGTATACGACAAGTACATAAAGCCCCCCTGTCCTGTCACGGACTACCGGACCAGGTGGAGCGGGATTCGGAGGGCGCATTTGGTAAACGCCATCCCCTTCCCCGCGGCGCAGAAAGAG ATCTTAAAGCTGCTCCATGGTAAGATCGTCATCGGCCACGCCATCCAAAACGACTACAAGGCCCTGGGCTACTTCCACCCTAAGGAGATGACGCGAGACACATCTAAGATCCCCCATCTGAACCGCAAGGCTGGCTTCCCGGAGAACGAACCGGCGTCTTTGAAGCGTCTTGCCAAACAGATCCTTAACAAAAAAATCCAG ATGGGAAGGAGCGGCCATTCCTCAGTAGAAGACGCCAAGACCACGATGGAACTGTACCGGGTCATAGAGGCGGAGTACGAGATGCAGCTGGCGGCAGGCACAGTCCCCCAATGA
- the METTL25B gene encoding protein RRNAD1 produces MHGAERGGDLRAFFLVSRHVPQHPGRETSRGGVMADMGVCGGSVEQRLAVNICRVLSLYGHIADSYIIEFFTDNLWESLPESWRRSLSDLTAPELADQLLCDSNTRNTSYRSVWPLSLLALKVTAQSLAFQRTPRHDMVSADKKRPAEFQANRCQSSLLDPLFRKHVKPKKQHEIRRLGKLVTRLSEETGCDHVVDVGSGQGHLSRVLSFGQGLNVTAVEADPSLNTTATKFDHDLIYMLKKERIRPTKIAACDITSIASARPPRHVLACVDPQASWEEFINQLTDQTESGSSTGPQDLVNSLAASCQSVSSLDQHHWNNFILTGLHACGDLSVAMLRHFARCPNVVGITSVACCYMKLTTCEVPQPPWVVAPSDRSDSHLRQYGYPVSSWVSGLPGHKLSYKSREVACHAIEDYIERLKGESDILRVHCYRAVLETVIRGIDPNMKRIGVQTIKNAHKLPFREYAKQGLQRVGLVPDTPIDHTLVEDMLAQHQKVVAFFSLALLLAPLVETLILLDRMIFLQEQGFHCEVIPLFKPEFSPRNLVLVAAKDVHHLAGILEEITSSHLRVGE; encoded by the exons ATGCACGGAGCGGAGCGGGGAGGAGACCTGAGGGCCTTCTTCCTGGTGTCACGTCACGTCCCACAACACCCGGGGCGGGAAACCTCACGTGGAGGAGT catggctgacatgggggtatgTGGCGGTTCTGTGGAGCAGCGTCTGGCTGTGAATATCTGCCGCGTCCTCTCTCTCTACGGCCACATCGCGGACTCTTACATCATC GAGTttttcactgacaacctgtgggaGTCGCTGCCTGAGTCTTGGAGGAGATCATTGTCAGACCTGACCGCTCCGGAGCTGGCCGATCAGCTCCTGTGTGATAGTAACACCAGGAATACCAG TTACAGGTCAGTGTGGCCGCTCAGCCTCTTAGCCTTGAAGGTGACGGCTCAGTCCTTAGCCTTCCAGCGAACGCCACGTCACGACATGGTCAGCGCGGATAAGAAGAGACCGGCCGAGTTCCAGGCCAACCGCTGCCAGAGCTCCCTGCTGGATCCTCTCTTTCGGAAACACGTGAAGCCCAAGAAGCAGCACGAAATCCGGCGGCTGGGGAAG TTGGTGACGAGGCTGAGTGAGGAGACGGGGTGCGATCATGTGGTGGATGTCGGCAGTGGTCAG GGTCACCTGTCGAGGGTCTTATCCTTTGGTCAAGGGCTCAATGTGACAGCGGTGGAAGCCGACCCCAGCCTCAACACCACCGCCACCAAATTCGACCACGATCTCATCTACATGCTGAAGAAGGAGCGAATCAGACCAACTAAG ATCGCTGCGTGTGACATTACCAGCATCGCATCAGCCAGACCCCCCCGTCATGTCTTGGCCTGTGTGGACCCTCAAGCCTCTTGGGAAGAATTTATAAACCAGTTAACTGACCAGACGGAGAGCGGGTCCAGCACTGGGCCACAAGACCTAGTGAACTCACTAGCAGCCTCCTGTCAGAGTGTAAGCTCTTTGGACCAGCACCACTGGAACAATTTTATATTAACCGGACTCCATGcctgtggagacctcagtgtggcCATGTTACGCCACTTTGCCAGGTGTCCCAACGTGGTAGGCATCACCTCAGTTGCTTGCTGCTATATGAAATTGACCACGTGCGAAGTGCCGCAGCCCCCCTGGGTCGTGGCTCCGTCTGACCGGAGTGACTCGCACCTACGGCAGTATGGCTACCCTGTAAGCTCCTGGGTTTCTGGACTCCCTGGCCACAAACTTTCCTACAAGTCCAGAGAGGTGGCCTGCCATGCTATCGAGGACTATATAGAGCGCCTCAAGGGCGAGAGCGACATCTTACGGGTTCATTGTTACAGAGCCGTGCTGGAGACTGTCATCCGAGGGATAGATCCCAACATGAAACGCATCGGGGTCCAGACAATCAAGAACGCTCACAAGCTTCCTTTCAGAGA atATGCCAAGCAGGGTCTGCAACGCGTCGGCCTGGTTCCTGATACACCCATCGATCACACCCTAGTGGAGGACATGTTGGCTCAGCACCAGAAAGTGGTGGCCTTCTTCAGTCTGGCGCTACTGCTGGCTCcactggtggaaaccctgattctGCTGGATCGGATGATTTTCCTACAAGAGCAGG GATTTCACTGTGAAGTCATCCCTCTATTTAAACCTGAATTCTCCCCGAGAAATCTGGTCCTTGTAGCTGCTAAAGACGTCCATCATCTAGCTGGCATCCTGGAAGAGATCACTTCGAGTCACTTGAGGGTAGGAGAGTAA